CTGGCATCGTTCCTATAAAACCGGCCTCTTCCATGGAATTTAACGAAATCATGATGCTGATTGCTCTTGCGTTAAAGGATTTATATTACAGAATTGCAGCAGAGTGTAAAGGGTTTTACAATCAAAATAAACCCATGCCGCCAGCTAAAGGCAAAAAGGCAGAGCGGAAAACATTTTCCGGCCTACCTCCAGCAAACCAAATCACTTCAATGATGTTAATGCCGTCAAAGATTGGGCATTTCCGCTGTATTTAGCGCGTTCTGCGTTCGGCATGGGGATCAAGCCCTTATCGCTTAAATACCCTTCTGCGCCCCAGGCTTTGTCACTGGTAAATTCAGCCAGGTATTCCTTGATCCCCGGTATCACCCCCACGTGGGATTTTTTAACATAGAAAAACAACGGACGGGAAACCGGATACTGGCCATCAGCAATGGCTTCGAATTCGGGTTGAACGCCGTCGACATAAGAGCCCTGGATTTTATCCATATTTTGATCAAGAAAGCTAAAACCGAAAATACCGAGGGCATTCGGATTGGCCTCCAGTTTTTGAACGATCAGGTTGTCGTTCTCACCGGCTTCAACATAAGCACCATCTTCCCGAACGGTGTGACAAATGGCCTTGTAGGCTTTTTTGTCTTTCTTTTTCATGGCCTTTATCCAGTCAAATGTTTTGGCGCCGCCTTCCATGGCCAGCTCAACAAAAGCATCCCGTGTTCCGGAAGTCGGTGGCGGTCCCAGAACCTCGATGGCCTTGTCCGGTAGAGCCGGATTGACATCCTTCCAGGTTTTGTAAGGATTAGGAATCAGTTTTTCACCATCGGCCGGATCGGGAACGTCCTTTGCTAGAGCCAAGAAGATATCCTTGCGGGACAGTTTCATCGGGGCCGCTTTTTTCGAATTGGCCATCACAATGCCGTCATACCCGATTTTCACCTCAATGATTTCCTTGACGCCGTTTTGCGCACAGCGGTCAAATTCAGACTGTTTTATGCGGCGGGATGAATTGGTAATGTCCGGATGCTCCACACCGACACCGGCACAAAAAAGCTTCAGGCCGCCACCGGAACCGGTTGATTCGATCTTCGGTGTTTTAAAACTGGTGGACTTGCCAAACTGCTCGGCCACAACCGTTGCAAACGGATAAACGGTGGATGAGCCTACGATGCTGACGTAATCCCTTCCGGAACCGGCCTGAACCGGCCCCAGAATTGCTGCCATCAAAAAAACGATGGCCGTTAGCGTAACGAACTTTCTCATAATCTTTCCTCCTTGAGTCAAAAGTAACATTAAAAATTCAGGTGTTTCAGAAATTATGTTGAAACATACGCATTTCAGATTAGCAGAATATTAGGGATCCGTTTATATTGTATTAAATGGTATGCTGCTTCTTAACGAACGGCCAGCGACGAGTTGCCAGTAGCCAAGTTAATTACCAGCGTCTTTCATAGCGTTTTCTGAGGATCACCGCCGCGGCATTCATGGCGATCAAAAATGCCAGTAACACTATAATCGCAGCCGACGTTCGCTCGACAAAGGCCCGTTCGGGGCTGTCGGCCCACAGATATATTTGAACCGGCAAAGCTGTAGCCGGATCCGTAAATCCGGTTGGAATGTCGACAATAAAAGCCACCATACCAATCATCAGTAAAGGGGCGGTTTCACCTAACGCCCGCGCCATTCCAATGATGGTTCCGGTCAGCATGCCGGGCAACGCCAGCGGCAGCACGTGATGGGCCACCATTTGCATTTTGGAGGCCCCCACGCCCAGGGCGGCTTCACGAATCGACGGCGGCACCGCTGTCAAAGCCGACCGGCTGGCGATAATAATGACCG
This region of Desulfobacterales bacterium genomic DNA includes:
- a CDS encoding PstS family phosphate ABC transporter substrate-binding protein codes for the protein MRKFVTLTAIVFLMAAILGPVQAGSGRDYVSIVGSSTVYPFATVVAEQFGKSTSFKTPKIESTGSGGGLKLFCAGVGVEHPDITNSSRRIKQSEFDRCAQNGVKEIIEVKIGYDGIVMANSKKAAPMKLSRKDIFLALAKDVPDPADGEKLIPNPYKTWKDVNPALPDKAIEVLGPPPTSGTRDAFVELAMEGGAKTFDWIKAMKKKDKKAYKAICHTVREDGAYVEAGENDNLIVQKLEANPNALGIFGFSFLDQNMDKIQGSYVDGVQPEFEAIADGQYPVSRPLFFYVKKSHVGVIPGIKEYLAEFTSDKAWGAEGYLSDKGLIPMPNAERAKYSGNAQSLTALTSLK